ACAAATATTAATCGATCATCCTCAGCAACCAGACGCTTTGGCTAATCTGGCTGACTTATTAGCTGCTCAAGGAAATATAGTAGAGGCGATCGCTTTTTCTCGTCAAGCTATTCAAACTAAAACAATCAAAGAAAACCCGCAGTTTGCTAAATTTGATTGGCAAATTAAAAAAAAAGCTCCAGATTTCATAATTATTGGCGCAGGAAAATCTGGCACAACTTCTTTATACAGATATTTAGGCGATCACCAGCAAATACTATTACCAAATAAAAAAGAGCTACGTTTTTTTGATCGAGACTTTGACTATGGCTATGAGTGGTATTTAGCTCAATTTCCTGGGATTAGCGATCGCGCCGATTTATTAACAGGAGAAGCTTCCCCTAGCTATTTCTTTTTACCCCATGTAGCTCAAAGAATCAAAGATTTGGCATCAGAAACTAAATTAATTGTGGTGCTACGCAATCCAGTAGAACGTACTATTTCTGACTATTATCACAACCAAAAAGCGGAGAACAAGAACTTAAACTTAGAACAATTAATCGACTCAGAAATTACTTGGCTTGAACAAAAAAGTGAACAAGAATTAAGCTACGGAGGTGGCTTATTATCCCAAAGTCTTTACTACTATAAATTAAAACGCTGGCTAAATATATTTCCCAGAAATCAGTTTTTAATTTTAAAAAGCGAGGATTTATTTACTAATCCGAGTCTGGTAATGAGAGAAGTTTTAGATTATTTGAGCTTACCTAATATGCAAAAAGATGACTATTCAAAACATAATACTGGCTTTTATCCTCAAGTTGAATTTAATTTAAAAAGTAAATTAAAAAGCTATTTTAAATCTCATAATCAAAAATTAGCAGACTATTTAAATATGAATTTTGATTGGTAATCTTTCCAATAAAAGATGTCGGTTTATCCTGTCTTTATATCAAAGATGTATGCTTTTTATTTATTCATCAACACTGCTTAAACCCAGGGCTATTTGATTCTCGCTCTTCTTCCAGAGAATAAATTCTCTGTCTAACAAACAAAGTCCGTTTAAACGGACTTAAGATTTGCGGTGCGACCCAGCTGCTGTTCCAGCAGCCAAGAAATAGATTTCTTGGTACATTAGATTCAAAATGAAATAGCTTTGACTTAAGCCAATGACTCATTACTTTACGGACGGACATTCGCCCCTAGCTGATTACTAATAGCTAGCTGTTCCAGGTTTTAATAACTTTTCCTATAATTTGTTGATTATAAAAAGGCGTATTAGCAGCAGAAGATTTGAGATTTTCTTGATTAGCTAACCAAGTTTTTTGCGAATCGAATAATATTAAATTAGCAGCATCGTCTAGCGCGATCGCTATAGGTTCTTGTTGTAGACATTGACGGGGACGACTACTCAAACCCTGCCATAGTTCTAAAGCAGATAGTTTTCCAGTTTCTACTAGTCCTTGCCATAAAAGAGGTAGAGCTAACTCCAAACCAATTACTCCTGGTGGTGCAAGAGCAAATGCTACGGTTTTTTCTTCGTAGGTATATGCCTGATGGTCAATGGCGATCGCATCAATAATTCCTTGTTTAACTCCAGTAATTAATGCAGCCTGGTCTTTTTTATCTCCCAAGGGTGGTTCAAGGCGCAAATTGGGGTCATAGCTACCCACTGCATCATCATTCCATAACAGATGCATCCAGGTCGTGCTGGCGGTTATCGTTACGCCTCTGGCTTTGGCATCGGCAATCAACTCCACTCCTCTTTTCGTAGAAACGCGCATAATATGAACGGGAGTCGGAATTTCTGCCACTATTTCTAAGACTGCTGCTATAATTGCTGCCTCTGAAAAAGCAGGATTTCCCAACATACCGTAACAAATAGAGGTTATTCCTTCTCGAACTACTCCTTTTCCTGCTAGTTCGTTGCAGTTAAGAGCGATCGCCATCGGCTTTTGCCAAGGTTGAACATATTCCAAAACCTGTCTAAATAGATTCAAATCACTTAAATTATAGCGATCGGCAAAGCCAATTACTCCTGCCTTTAATTCTCCCAGTTCACTCATCTGTTTGGTATCGGTAACATGGGAAACAGCACCCCAAAAACTTAGCTGAGATACAGGCTTGTTGCGATCGTCATTGGTTAAATAGCTACTTTTTTGCTTAACAGCAGCTAATATTTCAGCATTATCAATCCGAGGTAGAGTGTCAGGTAAAATTCCTACTTGCGTAAACCCCCCCGCAGCAGCAGACTGAGCCAAAGCTAATAAAGTTTCTCTGGCTTCATTTCCAGGTTCTCCACTATGGCTATATAAATCTACTAATCCTGTTCCCAAGACCAAATTTTGTCCTGAAAGTATTTGTGCTTCGGTGGGATAGTCCGTCAGGCGATCGCCAATTTGCTTGATTTTACCGTTTTCAATTAGCACATCCGACAAGCGATCGATTTCTTGAGTAGGGTCAATTACTCTTACCTGTTGCAGTAGTTCCATTCTTTGCTTTTGGTTTACAAGTTAATCGCTGATAGCTTTACAGGCTTTTAATTGTCTTGATAGAACTAACATTTAATAGTAGTTGACATTATGTACTGCAAATCATCATAATAATAGTTTGTGTAAACTTTAGCTCTCAAATAAACTCTTGGCTAATGTTATCGTAATCGGAGCCCAATGGGGTGACGAAGGAAAAGGGAAAATAACCGATTTACTTAGTCGTTCAGCAGATGTCGTGGTGCGCTCCCAAGGTGGAGTAAATGCAGGACATACCGTTGTTGTAGCTAAAAAAACTTTTAAGCTACACTTGATTCCCTCAGGAATTTTATATCCTAAAACAGAGTGTATTATCGGTTCTGGAACAGTAATCGATCCTCAAGTGTTGATTGAAGAAATAGAACAACTAAAAGCTTTAGGAGTAACGGTAGACAATCTATATATCTCGCAAACGGCTCATATCACTATGCCTTATCATCGCCAGATTGATGAAGCATCAGAAGAAAGCCGAGGAGAATATAAAATTGGTACTACAGGTAGAGGCATTGGTCCTACCTACGCTGACAAATCAGAACGAACTGGCATTCGGGTTTTAGATTTAATGAATCGGGATCATTTGCGTAAGCAACTTGGTTGGACGATCGATTATAAAAACGTAATTTTAGAAAAACTATATAATTTACCGCCTTTAGACCCAGAGAAAGTAATTGAAGAGTATCTAAAATACGCAGAATTTTTACGCCCTTTTGTTGTAGATAGTTCTCTCAAAATTTATGAGGCAGTTAAAAAGAAAAAAAATATCCTGTTTGAAGGAGCGCAAGGGACTTTACTAGATTTAGATCATGGTACTTATCCCTACGTTACTTCTTCAAATTCTATAGCTGGCGGAGCCTGTGTCGGAGCAGGTGTCGGACCTACTACTATCGATCGGGTGATTGGCGTAGCCAAAGCTTATACAACCCGTGTAGGCGAGGGTCCTTTTCCTACCGAGCTAAATGACAGCGTTGGCGAATTTTTAGGAGATGTAGGCGCAGAATTTGGTACAACCACAGGTCGTCGTCGTCGCTGTGGTTGGTTTGATGCTGTAATTGGTCGCTATGCTGTGCGAATCAATGGCTTGGACTGTTTGGCAATAACAAAATTAGATGTGCTGGACGAATTGGCAGAAATAAAGGTATGTGTGGCATATGAGATAGATGGTGCAACTTGCCATCATTTTCCTACTAATGCTAATCATTTTGCCAACTGCAAGCCTGTTTATAAAACTTTACAAGGATGGCAAAGACCTACTACAGGCTGTCGTTCTTTATCAGACTTGCCCAAAGAAGCTCTAAACTATCTTAAGTTTATGGCTGAATTAATGGAAGTTCCTATCGCTATTGTTTCTGTCGGTCCTGGTCGAGATCATACAATCATTGTCGAAGATCCAATCCACGGATCAAAAAGAGCTTTGCTTGATGCCGATGGTGTACCCGTTTAGCAAATCTAACCTGTAACAAGGTAAGCAAACTGCAAACCGTAGTTAAAATATTGAACCATATTACTTACTATCAAAATAATTAAAGACTATGAACATTACAGTTGAATGCAAAAGCAGACCTGAAGGGAGTAAACCCAGAGCATTACGTCGCGAAGGATTAATTCCTGTTGCCTTGTATGGTCATGATGGAGCTAACTCTGTTTCTCTGACAATACCTGCAAAAGAAGCACAAATGCTATTAAGACAAGCAGCAATTAATAACACGCTAGTTGATTTGCAAGTTCCAGATATTTCTTGGAAAGGCAAGGCTTTAATTAGAGAAGTACAGGCTCATCCTTGGAAAAGAACCTTAAATCATCTCAGTTTCTTTACTGTTTCTGCCGACCAACAGGTAGAGATTGTTGTTCCAATAATACTTGTAGGTGAAGCTGCTGGTACCGAAGAAGGGGGAATTGTCGAGCAAATCATGACTGAATTGAATATTGCTTGTGCTGCTGACAAAATTCCTGAATCTATTGAAATTGACGTAACCAGTTTTGAAATTGGTAGCCTTTTACACGTAGGAGAAATTGCTCTACCAGAAGGTGCTGTTGTTTTAGATGATCCTGAAAGAACCGCTATTTCGGTTGTTGTTCCAGCCAAGCCTGTGACCGAAGACGAAGAAACTACAGAAACAGAAATTATAGGAGAGTCAGAAGAATCAACCGAAGCAGCAGATTCAGAAGAATTAGCCGAAGCAGCAGATTCGGAAAAATCTTAGTGAAGCTGATTTTCAGGTTTAGAATTTAGCTTTCGATTTTTGCAAAAACTTGCTGTACGTGCAGACTTTACCAGGAATATTTGATATTCCTGGTTTTTGCTATTTGTGCCGAGAAGCTACCTAAGAAAAGTTTTATTATGTAATTTAGCAATTTGCCGATCACTTCTTCTTTGCCTGATGTAAAATTAAGCGATTTCCTTCTGGATCATAAGCATAAATCTCCTGACCATGGGAACTATATATTATTTCTCCTGGTGGAGTGTAACCCATATCAGCTAGAAAAGCGATCGCCTGTTCTAAATTTTCTACCTCGATACATAAGCTCATACTGCTGCTAATATTATCGAACTCCAACTTTCGTTCCGTTTTGGGTTGAAAGATGCCCAAACGCAGTTTTTGTAATTGGAACTCTCCGTAAACCCCAGGAAGATAAACTGTAGGCTGTTTTTGTAACAGATGACTATAAAAGTCAATTAAAGCTTGAATATTATTAGTAGATATAGTGACAAAGACATCCAGATAATCAAAATTCATACAATCTTTAAAGTTATTCCCTAAGAATCCATTTATAGTAAAGAATATACAAAACATATTAAGCTAGTAAAGCCTAGCGTTTAAACTCTTGAACCTGTTTTGGTAATATAGTTTACTTTGCAATCTTAAAAGTATGGTCTTGTTCTCAAGTATTCCATTGGTATATATAGCAGTTAATAACCAATTTTTAGTAACATCTAAACTCAAATAAAATACTCATTAATCAAATTAATATTAATTTTTTACTAAAGATAGCCCTATTTATTTAAACACTGTTTTACACAACAATTTAATCAATTAGCTGTGAATGATATAGTAATCTTCAATCACTGCTTAATAGTATTTTGAAAAATCATAAATCAAATTAATTTAAAAGTATATTTAATCTAATGATCAAAGTCTTAATAGTAGACGATCAAAAAACAGTCCAAGAAATTATAAAAAGTTATATTGAAGAAGAATCAGGCTTAGAACTTGTTGGTTGTGCTGAAAATGGTCAAGAAGCCATAGATTTAATTCAAGCACATCGACCTAATATCGTATTGATGGATATTGAAATGCCTATTTTGGATGGGCTGTCAGCTACCAAAATTATTACTGAAAAGTTTATAGATACTAGTGTCTTAATTATTAGCGTTCACAATGAAGATACCTATTTAAATTCTGCTTTACAGGTAGGTGCCAAAGGATACCTCAAGAAAAATACTCCCGCCAAGGAATTAGTCAACGCCATTTATTCTGCTTATAAAGGATATTTTCAGTTAGGACCTGGCTTACTGGAAAAATATTTGCATAAAGTTACTGATTCTCAATCCAATTCCCAGGAAATAGAGCAGCTAAAATCAGTAATACTTCAGCAGTCTAAACTGCTAGAAAATTTGAATACTGACTACAGTAGACAATCAAGACGCGATCCTCATAGTCAGGATAGAAAATCTAAGAATCAATACTCTTTAGAAAATCAATACGCTAATTTGGAACAGCAAGTAAATTATCTTAGCAGCTTTGTAAAAAAACTCAATCAAAGAGTTGGTTTTCTGCAACAGTTTGGTGTTCTAATAACACTGTGTTGCGTAATTTTGGGCATATTGCTGCTAGCCACTTTATAAATAGTAAAGAATGCTCAAAAGATCATGGCATCTGACTCCTCAAAAAAAACTATTTTTGCGGCTATTGCTGCTAACAAGAGCGATCGCCATTACTAAATTTATTGCTGCCTGGATTAGCGGTAGTTCGGCTATGCTCTATTGAAGGTATTCATTCGGTAGTCGATACCAATGAATTACTATTATTATTAGGCATCCATCTGAGTCAAAAACCAGCAGATGCGATTCATCCTTTTGGCTATGGTCAGGAATTATATTTCTGGACTCTAATCATAGCGATTCTCATTTTTGCCCTCGGTGGTGGAATGTCTTTTTATGAAGGCGTAACTCATTCAATCGAGCCGTCTCCTTCAACCGATAATTGATCTATTGTTAATTGATTATGCTTGCTCCCTGGCGATCGCCTTTATCCAGTTCCATACACCGTAACCGTTCTAAACCTTTTTCTCGCTATTTTCAGTTGGCTACGGTTACCTCAGAAGGTTATCCTGCTAATCGCACAGTAGTATTTCGTGGCTTTTTAGATGATCAAGACAACGCACTGAAAATCATTGTTGATTCTCGCAGTGCCAAGATACAGGATATTGAACATCAGGCAATTGGCGAAATTTGCTGGTATTTTACTAAAACCAGGGAACAGTTTCGGATTGCAGGGAATTTACGTTTAATTACTCCTAAAGATACGCACACTGACTTACAACACGCACGTCAAGCTACTTGGCATGATATTTCCGATTCAGGGCGATCGCAATTTGCTTGGCCAGATCCAGCCCAACCCGTAGCAGATAAATCAGCCTTTGACATATCGCCTTTAGATCCCAATACCCCTTTAGACAATTTTTGTTTATTGTTGTTAATCCCCAATAGAATTGACCATCTACAATTACGAGGCGATCCTCAACAACGCTGTATATATACTCTCGAAAAGAAAACTTGGTCAACTCAGTCTGTCAATCCTTAAGTAACGGGTAATCAGTATATTCTTCTGGCGCATCTTAAGTGTCACCTCTGCCATAGAAGGTTTTGGGGTTGGATTCGTTCAATTCTGCATTCTACTCGACCAGATGCGATGCCTAAATCTAGTTCCGCGATCGCATTTATTTTGACTTTTCAGACATCCTCTAAGATATTTTTCCATACTTATATAGTGGGTAGCATCAAAATCCATTCAATCCAACCCCTTACCGTACTAGCTCGTCTTTCACGAGTAGTATCCGAACCAACAGCAATTTTTTCACTACCTTTGCCCATAATAAACACAATTTCCTCTTCGCAAAGAGGCTCTGCTTTCTCTAACCATGCAGCTAAAGAGTCATTAAATATTCGGTGTTGCAAAATACACTTAAGAAGCTCGATATTTCGTTTCTGGGGATGTTGAGACATTACAAAATACCCATGTTTGCTGAGAGAGTAAGTTACCTCTTGTTTGGTTTTTTGTTCTCGCGTTATCAGCCCTAAATATATCGCTGCTGTAACATAATAGTTAGTCTGTCTTTCATTAAAAGCGTATATTAGCGTAATTTCATCTTTACTCAGAAACTCATTGGCATTGTATAACCTCCCCAATAAATCAATAATTCTGAGAAAGCTATCAGCTTGAGGAAAAGGAATATCTTCATCATCGGGAATTATTCTAGTTTCAACCAAGATGCTTCTGATATCAGACATCTCGATATCGCTTTTACTGATACAGTATCTATGTTCTGAAACTAACTCTAGCGAGTTGTATAAATCCTCCTTATTAAAGCGGAAGCGATAAAACGTAAATATGTCGTTGGATATCGTCAGGAATATAGGAACAACCTCTTTTTCTAGCTTGGAATTCCAGAGTCGGTAAGGATAATAAAGCTGTCGAACAATAAAATCGTTTACTGTTTCACTTTTAGCTTCAATGATCGCAAACTGACTTTCACCCTCAAATCCCCCATCAATTTCACATTGGGAATTAGTGACTTTAATATCGTGAAACAATCCTGTTTTCAGATTTCGGATCTTATAATCAAATTTCCCTGTAGACATTCTGCCCAAGACAGTAAAATTCGTAGTTTCGCCCATAATGTCATCAATCATGCCTGAGAGGAAGGCACAGATAATGGCTGAAGACTCAGAGTAAATATTGCTAGGCTCAAGAGTTTCAATTTGAGGCGGAAGCTCTCGATAAACAACATCTACCGAAGTTTTTCTGGGAAGTTGAAAATAACTTTTAAAAGCCCCAATGATGTAGTTTCCCCGCGAGATGGGCTGAATTGTTAAGCTATTGTCCCTAAATATTTGGGGAAGTTTAACGGCATGGTCAAACTTGGTCATCAGTCGAGCTTCGCGCTGCTGATTGATTCTAGTCGATGATATTTGAAAAAAGCCTTGTCTGGCTATTTCATCAAGAATTTTATCCTCTTTGAAAATAATCTCCCAGGCTCTATCATTTTTTGACCGAGAGGGATGCCGAGGCTTCCT
This DNA window, taken from Pleurocapsa sp. FMAR1, encodes the following:
- a CDS encoding adenylosuccinate synthase is translated as MANVIVIGAQWGDEGKGKITDLLSRSADVVVRSQGGVNAGHTVVVAKKTFKLHLIPSGILYPKTECIIGSGTVIDPQVLIEEIEQLKALGVTVDNLYISQTAHITMPYHRQIDEASEESRGEYKIGTTGRGIGPTYADKSERTGIRVLDLMNRDHLRKQLGWTIDYKNVILEKLYNLPPLDPEKVIEEYLKYAEFLRPFVVDSSLKIYEAVKKKKNILFEGAQGTLLDLDHGTYPYVTSSNSIAGGACVGAGVGPTTIDRVIGVAKAYTTRVGEGPFPTELNDSVGEFLGDVGAEFGTTTGRRRRCGWFDAVIGRYAVRINGLDCLAITKLDVLDELAEIKVCVAYEIDGATCHHFPTNANHFANCKPVYKTLQGWQRPTTGCRSLSDLPKEALNYLKFMAELMEVPIAIVSVGPGRDHTIIVEDPIHGSKRALLDADGVPV
- a CDS encoding type II restriction enzyme yields the protein MTANKSTPRLDKPRKPRHPSRSKNDRAWEIIFKEDKILDEIARQGFFQISSTRINQQREARLMTKFDHAVKLPQIFRDNSLTIQPISRGNYIIGAFKSYFQLPRKTSVDVVYRELPPQIETLEPSNIYSESSAIICAFLSGMIDDIMGETTNFTVLGRMSTGKFDYKIRNLKTGLFHDIKVTNSQCEIDGGFEGESQFAIIEAKSETVNDFIVRQLYYPYRLWNSKLEKEVVPIFLTISNDIFTFYRFRFNKEDLYNSLELVSEHRYCISKSDIEMSDIRSILVETRIIPDDEDIPFPQADSFLRIIDLLGRLYNANEFLSKDEITLIYAFNERQTNYYVTAAIYLGLITREQKTKQEVTYSLSKHGYFVMSQHPQKRNIELLKCILQHRIFNDSLAAWLEKAEPLCEEEIVFIMGKGSEKIAVGSDTTRERRASTVRGWIEWILMLPTI
- a CDS encoding response regulator, giving the protein MIKVLIVDDQKTVQEIIKSYIEEESGLELVGCAENGQEAIDLIQAHRPNIVLMDIEMPILDGLSATKIITEKFIDTSVLIISVHNEDTYLNSALQVGAKGYLKKNTPAKELVNAIYSAYKGYFQLGPGLLEKYLHKVTDSQSNSQEIEQLKSVILQQSKLLENLNTDYSRQSRRDPHSQDRKSKNQYSLENQYANLEQQVNYLSSFVKKLNQRVGFLQQFGVLITLCCVILGILLLATL
- a CDS encoding VOC family protein, with translation MNFDYLDVFVTISTNNIQALIDFYSHLLQKQPTVYLPGVYGEFQLQKLRLGIFQPKTERKLEFDNISSSMSLCIEVENLEQAIAFLADMGYTPPGEIIYSSHGQEIYAYDPEGNRLILHQAKKK
- a CDS encoding Npun_F5749 family FMN-dependent PPOX-type flavoprotein, producing the protein MLAPWRSPLSSSIHRNRSKPFSRYFQLATVTSEGYPANRTVVFRGFLDDQDNALKIIVDSRSAKIQDIEHQAIGEICWYFTKTREQFRIAGNLRLITPKDTHTDLQHARQATWHDISDSGRSQFAWPDPAQPVADKSAFDISPLDPNTPLDNFCLLLLIPNRIDHLQLRGDPQQRCIYTLEKKTWSTQSVNP
- a CDS encoding 50S ribosomal protein L25/general stress protein Ctc; the encoded protein is MNITVECKSRPEGSKPRALRREGLIPVALYGHDGANSVSLTIPAKEAQMLLRQAAINNTLVDLQVPDISWKGKALIREVQAHPWKRTLNHLSFFTVSADQQVEIVVPIILVGEAAGTEEGGIVEQIMTELNIACAADKIPESIEIDVTSFEIGSLLHVGEIALPEGAVVLDDPERTAISVVVPAKPVTEDEETTETEIIGESEESTEAADSEELAEAADSEKS
- a CDS encoding tetratricopeptide repeat protein, producing the protein MNLDVAEYLKSAEEYIAQEKWQEAKINFQRAIEIDPHRWDIYFNLGVIFLKQQQYEAAVNKFEQAIRIKPDYDWSYNNLGEAFLKLGRPKDAVQSFIQAVTINQNNPQFYYNLGEALVQKNAVDQALVCFRQALELDPKDHQLQFQLGKSLKNQGLTKEAVECFCRAIKLNPNYTFAYISLRYTKLEPKQREHLINFYQQILIDHPQQPDALANLADLLAAQGNIVEAIAFSRQAIQTKTIKENPQFAKFDWQIKKKAPDFIIIGAGKSGTTSLYRYLGDHQQILLPNKKELRFFDRDFDYGYEWYLAQFPGISDRADLLTGEASPSYFFLPHVAQRIKDLASETKLIVVLRNPVERTISDYYHNQKAENKNLNLEQLIDSEITWLEQKSEQELSYGGGLLSQSLYYYKLKRWLNIFPRNQFLILKSEDLFTNPSLVMREVLDYLSLPNMQKDDYSKHNTGFYPQVEFNLKSKLKSYFKSHNQKLADYLNMNFDW
- a CDS encoding dihydroorotase — encoded protein: MELLQQVRVIDPTQEIDRLSDVLIENGKIKQIGDRLTDYPTEAQILSGQNLVLGTGLVDLYSHSGEPGNEARETLLALAQSAAAGGFTQVGILPDTLPRIDNAEILAAVKQKSSYLTNDDRNKPVSQLSFWGAVSHVTDTKQMSELGELKAGVIGFADRYNLSDLNLFRQVLEYVQPWQKPMAIALNCNELAGKGVVREGITSICYGMLGNPAFSEAAIIAAVLEIVAEIPTPVHIMRVSTKRGVELIADAKARGVTITASTTWMHLLWNDDAVGSYDPNLRLEPPLGDKKDQAALITGVKQGIIDAIAIDHQAYTYEEKTVAFALAPPGVIGLELALPLLWQGLVETGKLSALELWQGLSSRPRQCLQQEPIAIALDDAANLILFDSQKTWLANQENLKSSAANTPFYNQQIIGKVIKTWNS